The sequence TGGCATGGGGAGCCCATGGTGGGGCTGTCGTCCTGTGGCGGTCTCATCTTGATGATCTGACACTTCTTGAACACCCTGCACACCACCCATTCCTCCTTGTTGGGTCTGTAGGGGAACTTGTTCTGCAGCCTGTACTCGTGCATGACCCAGCTGGTCTTCTGGCCCTTGGGAGCCCTGCCCCtgtagaagactagggttttctTCATCCCCGCGAGCCTGCCGCAGTGGAAGATCTCCTTGTCTTTGCCGGTCGTCTTCCAGTAGCCTGAGTCGGTGGCGCGGTTCGTCCGGATTCCCGTCGGGTATTTCCTGTCACGCATGCTGAAGAAGTACCATTCCTTCTCGCCCATGCTAGCTTTGCCtgcacattatatatatatatgatcaaGTTAGATTATATTAGCGAGACAACTGTGCATTTTGCATTGCGTCCTATATATATTGCCAATATATATAGTTAAAACTGACAGTATTCTTGaaactttctctctctctctctctctgttgaGAATTTTCATTTTATTCTTGAACACTTCATGATCGTTCACTGAGAAGTACTAGAAATCTTTATATATTCCTGCAGTGTGCAGTGACTACAAAGAAGTGTACACATATATAGACAGTGAGTGACCTCGGTTTCTTTATGGAAGCAAGCAACTAATAAACTAGGTCAAGGCATTAAAATTCTCACCAAGTCTTTTAGTTGGAGAGAAATAGAGAGGTAAATTATTAGTACATTGCAAAAGGCACAAATTAAATGCGTAGTTAGTTTAAGTATGACCATATAAATGTGCTGCAGATGCAGATAGGAAGTTCTTCGCTAGCTAGGCGTTCAGTTTGAGTTCCTAAGAAATTCCTAGCGGCTCAACCTTGCTCGAGCACcatttttttattaaaaaaaaaCAACCGTCTACAGGTTGTTATACGGAGTTGATCGATGGATGGACCGATTGATCAGATCAGTGTGATGCTGATAAACCTGAATGTACGTAGTCTCTTGGTGCTTACTTGGGAGGTCCCATGGCTCGcacttgttgaggtcgacgtcggCGATGGCGCGCGCGGCGAAGCCCAAGTCGGAGACCTTGCGGGTGAGGTAGTAGGAGACGAGCTCCTCGTCCGTAGGGTGGAAGCGGAACCCTGGAGGCAGCCCCTCCTCCATTAGATTCGTTCTATGGGAGTGGTGGACACAGCACTACACTAGCTAGCTCGTCACTGCAGACTGTGAGCTTGCCCCCCAGCTATAGTCTGCAgtgcggcggtggcggcgagctAAGCTAGCCGCTGCAACGATGCATATATATACTGGACACGCACGCGCACGGACACGGAGACAGTTTCAGCACCTGATGTGtgcactaccggaatccaaggctttgccgagtgttgcaatctttgccgagtgccttttgtcgggcactcggcaaagaaggctttgccgagtgccgcactcggtaaagctaggctctcggcaacgaggctctttaccgagtgccggaCACTCGGCATAGGTAGACACTCGGCACAGACTGGTTTGCCGAGTgttaaacactcggcaaagggggctctcggcaaagggccgtcaacggccgtcccaaagctgacggccgtcagtctttgccgagagccagcggctggcactcggcaaagatgattctttgccgagtgccacacagtaggcactcggcaaagacttctttgccgagtgtcatccctagacactcggcaaagtatatttttatttttttgattttgtctcccaaactttttgtggtatgtttctacactatgtagacctacatgtatcatttgtggacaattataacagagattaaatcgttagtagatttagttcgtttatttgaatttcttcggaaaattcaaatttgaactgaaggtcactcgaaacttggaaaaccgtgcatgaaaaaatgatattcatggtacttagcataagttacgaccgatttcagaagcgtaccggaaacttcgagcaacatgctcactaaacatggccgtgaacttggcatccacgtgtttaaaaattgtataaaacacaaacaaagtcagaaaatcatgaaacttgtccccgtgtcatgatatcatatgtatagactgtgataaaaattttagagtatttggagaaagttgtgagacactatgtgtagaaacctaagaggactacacatgaaatcatagagtttcaatgtggatctcttaggtttctacacatagtgtctcacaactttctccaaatactctaaaatttttatcacagcctatacatatgatatcatgacacggggacaagtttcatgattttctgactttgtttgtgttttatacaatttttaaacacgtggatgccaagttcacggccatgtttagtgagcatgttgctcgaagtttccggtacgcttctgaaatcggtcgtaacttatgctaagtaccatgaatatcattttttcatgcacggttttccaagtttcgagtgacctgcagttcaaatttgaattttccgaagaaattcaaataaacgaactaaatctactaacgatttaatctctgttataattgtccacaaatgatacatgtaggtctacatagtgtagaaacataccacaaaaagtttgggagacaaaacaaaaaaaaataaaaatatactttgccgagtgtctaaggatgacactcggcaaaggaggctttgccgagtgcccacttggtgacactcggcaaagaagtgtacgttagactttgccgagtgtcagctcgtcggcactcggcaaaggatctctttgccgagtgtccccgatctggcactcggcaaagcttatttttaaaataaaaaaaaatctttgccgagtgccagatcacgggcactcggcaaagcgcgttTACATAGCGCTGGTTTCTCTTctttctctctcactctctcactcacTCATCCGCCGCGACCCCGCCGCCGCGtgaccccgccgccgccgccgcgccctcgccgccgcgaccccgccgccgcgccctcgcccgccgcgaccccgccgccgcgccctcgcccgccgcgaccccgccgccgcgccctcgcccgccgcgccgcgaccccgccgccgcgccgcgaccccgccgcgccgccgcgccctcgcccgcCCACGGCGCGCCCGCCCACGCCGCGCGCGCCCACaccgcgccgcgccgccgccgctacgcgccgccgccgcgcgctcacACTCGCCCGCGTCCACGCcgccgcgcccacgccctcgccgcgaggcccttgccgccgctgccgcgACCGTGCCGTGCCCTCGTCGTGCCCCGCCGTGTCCCCGCCGTGCTTTCCCTCGTCGTGCCCTCACCGTGCCCCCGTCGCGTCCCCGCCGTGCGTGCCCTCGTCGTGCCCTCGCCGTGCCCTTGCCGTGCCCTCGCCGCCTCGCCCCGCGACCCGCCGACTCGTCCACGACCCGTCGATTCGTCTGCGACCCGTCGTCCCGCCCGTTGGGTATGATTAAGTTTAATATTGTGTTGATTAGATTAATATTTAGTTTTCTTGTGTTAAATTTATTtacgtgtatgattaggttaatattgAGTATTGatgattgccggccatcgtgccgttgaattatgtgtggatgtcagccatcgtgctgaaaatttaatttgcaggatttcgaaacctccccgtgcaggggaggtgctgccgaaatttcctgttataggatggaggaccgtgagtggatgtacacgggccgtagaggaagaaacgatgtcaccactgaatggattagaaagaccgatgatttcgtggaacgggcatacggcgaagctgctaaaggagcgagtctagtcccatgcccgtgcagcaattgtgacaaccggaaaagaaaaccaaagaagaccatggtagaacatatttggaagaatggatttacgccgggctatactcggtggatatttcatggtgaagcgcatcgtacgagagaggaggtgctgagacaacgtgtcgaggattatgacgcggatgcgggggtagcggatatgttgaacgactatcaggaggcacagtacacgggaggatgtatggatgacgagccagagccgactgcaaaggcgttctacgacatgttcgacgcggcacagaagccccttcacggccagacaaaggtttctcaactggatgccattgggcgtgtaatggcgttcaagtcgcagtacagcatgagtagagacgcattcgatggcttgttgacggttattgggagtctgcttccggatgatcacgttctgccaaagagcatgtacgaggcacagaaactacttcgtgcactcaagatgacgtatgagcagattcatgcttgtccgaagggctgcgtgctatttaggaaagaatacgcggaggcaaagtactgtcccaagtgtaattcgtctaggtttatggaggtaaactctggtgatggacagaagaggcagctcgacatccccttgacaatcctacgacaccttccgttcgtaccgaggatccagcgtctgtacatgacagaggaatccgcgaaacagatgacttggcacaaaaatggaaaacgatacaatcctgacaagatggtgcacgcatcagatggtgaagcatggaaacactttgatgacattcaccgtgacaaagccgaagaggctcgtaatgtacgtgttgcgttggccacagatgggttcaatccctatggaatgagcgctgccccgtacacatgttggcccgtgtttgttatcccaatcaatctcccccctggtgtgtgctttcaaaggcagaatatattcgtgtcgttgataattcccggacacccggggaacaaaatgggcgtttacatggagcctttgatcgatgaattggtacgtgcctgggaggaaggggtatggacgtttgaccgagctacgaagacaaacttcagaatgcatgtttggtaccagtactccatgcatgacttaccggcctatgggctattctgtgcctggtgtgttcacggtaagttcccatgcccagtttgcaaggaagctctcaggttcatttggttgaaaaagggtggcaaatattcgtccttcgataaacatcgacaatttcttcctgctgaccatccattccgcctagacatcaagaactttacgaaaggtgtcgtagtgacagaccgcccacctgcagcgatgactggtgccgaaattcgtcaacagatagatgggctcgtggccaatacagaaggtggttttgtgggatatggtgagcagcatatgtggacacataagtctggcttgactcggctcccctattatgacgacctgctccttccacacaacattgacgtgatgcacactgaaaaaaatgttgccgaggcactgtgggcaacaattatggacattcctgataagtcaaaggataatgtgaaggcaagagtggatctggcagcgttatgtgatagaccaaaactagagatgaagccgccaagtggcggaaagacatggagaaggcctaaggccgatttcgtcctaagcagggcccagaggaagtacttcagtggatcaagatgttgatgttccctgatgggtatgcagctaacctgagtaggggggtgaacttatctactatgcgagtcttagggatgaagagtcatgacttccacatatggattgaacggattcttcctgcgatggttcgaggctatgtccctgagcatgtctggctaacgctttcagagttgagctatttcttccgtcagctttgtgcaaaagagttatctcggaccgtggttgcagacttggaaagattggcccccgtgttactgtgtaagcttgagaagatatttccacccggcttcttcaatccaatgcagcatttgattcttcatctcccctatgaggcacgaatggggggccccgtgcagggacgttggtgctatccaatcgagagatgtctaaagactattcgaaagaaatgtagaaataaatgcaaaatcgaggcttccattgcagaggcatacattctagaggaggtctcaaacttcacaacaacttattatggtgacaaactgccgagcgtgcataatccaccccctcgttacaatgatggcgacaatgaatcgaaccttagcatatttcgaggccaactcggaagcgcaagtggctcgaccaccaagaccctgaatcatgacgagtggcgacatatcatgctatacgtattgaccaaccttgaagaggtgacgccatacatggaacaatttcttcatgaattctggcgtcgatcaagggaccccactccacaggaatatgacgctcttcttagaaagggtgcgcgaaatgggttgcccgatttcatttcctggttcaaacgtaaggtacgtgcttagtttgtaaaagagatacgtctttgaactcaatttagcatcttttaacttgcgaatacttgcagggccaaagagatccgtctatgagtgccgagttgagacaagtagccaacggctttgcttatagggtcaagaaatattctgggtatgacgtcaatggataccgttttcgcacaacacactacgaccaaagtcggcccaatcggaaaacaacgtgttctggagtctttacgccggggcttgacaatgtcgattattttggacgaattgaagaaatatatgagctcaatttttatggttccaaacctcttactccagtgatattcaaatgtcattggtttgaccctcaagtgacgagacggacacattctaatcttgggatagtcgaaattcgacaagattccaccttagcaggagacgatgtctatatcgtggcccaacaggccacacaagtgtattatctcccatatgcgtgtcaaacgaaagaacatcttaagggttgggatgttgtgtataaggtatcgccgcatgggaggttacctgttcctaacgatgaagattacaacttagacccggacacatatgatggagagttcttccaagaagatgggctagaagggcgatttgagatagacttaacagaagctatcggaatggacgtagatattgaaatggttgttgatgaggaggatgatgaggtgcaaaatgataatgacttagtaatccttgaaggcaatgatgaggttgcgtcttccgatggagttgagattgaaatgcttgatagtgatgatgagagttttgatccggctaaccccgacacatatgaagattatttttaatcgatgtaatgctatatgactttttatttcgcacctgtttttaaatacatctttttatatgtgcttatttgtttactcttaattgcaggttgttggacaaatatggtgggcggtttcctgaggaggaggagggggaggaggagtaggacggcggacgatgcagagcaggcagcgcagcagcaggaggcagagcaggcagcgcagcagcagcccgcgcctcaggacgacgacgaccagcaggacgacgacgaccagcagcaggacgcctcaggttcaggcggctctagttcgaggagcatctacctgcgaggccccgcgagtctcccgccgcgtcccatacttcgggacagacgaccgttgattcggccggaaggggagaggtatgtaactttatgttcttcattcttgttcatattatgtgttcaaaatcataatataaactaatactttttatttatcacttggacaggtcttggacggttttggattatgctgggggtcatcgtcgcccccccaacaacatcctcggcctgctgtgcagggaacacttccctggacttgtggagtacgccggagtgacgggcccagccttcaccttcgaccactacgccgtcgcccccgatgcagtagaccgggacggcagggaattcaataacaaggcggagcgggtgaagcaagaactgtgggtaagtcttagtataatataaaatatgtcgcattcgttgcaaattcttgaaataatgtatggatacatcgtttttgtatgcaggatttcttcagatgcgatgctggatacgaggctagggcggatgtggtggccaccacgtgctgtaagaagctcgtcgtggacatgcactatgaggcccgcatccaggccatcatcacctaccacggctccgtccttggggagaaggtgaccaaacctcaagcccgaaccatgtcgttgaccagggagcagtacatgcaggtaaagtcatgcatgtttggtaccagtactccatgcatgaattttattttatcttctgatatgcactttatgtgtttactttgcaggtgattccacattggtgcgccgcacatcctctctgctgggagcagatggtggataggtggtgttcggctgagtgggacgaggtgcacacagctagccgggaacggcgtttgcagatgcaagggccctcgcaccaccaaggcagccggagcctgggccaatatgccgaagcatgggtacgccacctttttatttcgatatatagcactaagttagatatt is a genomic window of Zea mays cultivar B73 chromosome 5, Zm-B73-REFERENCE-NAM-5.0, whole genome shotgun sequence containing:
- the LOC109939433 gene encoding protein CUP-SHAPED COTYLEDON 1 isoform X1, translating into MEEGLPPGFRFHPTDEELVSYYLTRKVSDLGFAARAIADVDLNKCEPWDLPSKASMGEKEWYFFSMRDRKYPTGIRTNRATDSGYWKTTGKDKEIFHCGRLAGMKKTLVFYRGRAPKGQKTSWVMHEYRLQNKFPYRPNKEEWVVCRVFKKCQIIKMRPPQDDSPTMGSPCHDAALGELDVSSILEGLAAAAAHTSSGSSPPGTLHHLGSATAEDSFGAHRMEMDMSAYMSWMAAANHGAAAAAAMLPWATTTPGLFGSVFAPPSQMVQKPLPPAGCSQPRDLGGVVANVASGHHAMFGSSVVKIGMESDQQQAPPAQQLGGDESTWRTF